The following nucleotide sequence is from Pseudonocardia abyssalis.
GTGAGATGCCAGACTGTGAGATCCAGACTGTGAGATGCCAGAAGGCGTGACCGACGTCAGGGGGCGGGTCGTGCGGATCGGTGAGTTGTCCACCCGCACCGGGGCGAGTGCCCGGTCGCTGCGGTACTACGAGGAGCAGGGGCTGCTCGCCAGCGTCCGCAGCACCGGCGCCCAGCGGCACTACCGGGACGCCGACGTCGAGCGGGTCCGGCTGCTCCGGCGGCTCTTCGACGCCGGGCTGTCGAGCCGGACGATCGCCGCCGTGCTGCCGTGCGTGGACGTGCCGAGCGAGCACACCAGCGACGATGCCCACGAGCGGCTGGTCGAGGAACGCGACCGGCTCGACGCCCACATCGTCGACCTCACGCGCACCCGCGAGTCCCTCGACGCGCTGATCGAGACGAACCGGCGGACGCGACCGGGATCTCCGCAGCACCGGGCCTGAGGCTGCAGGGCGCGCATCAGGCGCTCCGGGACGCGGTGCCGACGAGGGCCGGGTCGGCGGGGTGAACACGGGCGGCACGGCGGCGGCACGGCGGCGGCACGGCGGCGGCATGGCGGCGATGCCGTGCACAGCAGGCCCCGCACGTTCACGTCCAGCGTCCGCTCCCACTCCTCGACCAGCCCGGCATCCAGCCCGGACAGGGGCATCACGCCCGCGTTGTTGACCAGGACCTCGACCCGCCCGTGGCGCTCCCGGGCCCCGTCGACGAAGGCCTGCACGTCGGCGCCGTCGGTCACGTCGAGCCGGGCACCGACAGCATCGCGGGCCTGCGCCTGCTGGGCTCCCTCGCCGCCACCCGGCGTCCGCGCTGGCGAGGACCGGCGC
It contains:
- a CDS encoding MerR family transcriptional regulator; this encodes MRIGELSTRTGASARSLRYYEEQGLLASVRSTGAQRHYRDADVERVRLLRRLFDAGLSSRTIAAVLPCVDVPSEHTSDDAHERLVEERDRLDAHIVDLTRTRESLDALIETNRRTRPGSPQHRA